From the Nostoc sp. PCC 7107 genome, the window ACAACCAACACCAACACCAACTCCTGAAACTCAGCCTACAGAAACTTCTCAAACTATTAAAGTAGAGAAAATCAACGTCACAGGAAGTACCGTTTTTCGCCCCGATAGATTTCAGTCGATAACTCAGAAGGTAGAAGGGCGTGAAGTCACTGTTGAAGAACTCCGCAAAGCCGCTGATGCTATCACTCAAATTTACCTTGACCAAGGCTACATTACTTCTAGGGCAATTGTTGTAGACCAAACCGTTAACAATGGGGTGGTGGAAATTCGAGTAATTGAAGGGACAATCGAAAAAATTGAAGTTCAAGGTACAAGACGGTTAAATCCTGAATATGTGCGTAGTCGTATCGCTTTAGGCGCAGGTAAGCCACTTTTGACTGCTGCATTAGAAGACCAATTAAGATTACTCCGGGCTGACCCTTTATTTTCTAACGTGGAAGCTAGTTTACGTGCTGGTAGTGGTGTTGGTCAAAGTATTTTGATTGTGCGCGTTACCGAAGCACAACCCTTTAATGCAGCGTTGACTGTTGATAACTACTCTCCCCCTAGCATTGGTTCGGAAAGATTGGGGGTGAATGCTAGTTATCGCAACCTGTCTGGTTTGGGTGATGAATTTAGTGCTGCCTATTATTTAACAACCAGAGGGGGCGCAAATATTTTTGATTTTAATTATCGCCTCCCACTCAACCCGATGGATGGGACTTTACAACTGCGAACCTCATTTAACGATACAAATGTTGTGGAAGAACCATTTGCAGCTTTTGATATTAGTGGAGAATCGCAACTATACGAAATTAGTTTTAGACAACCATTAATTAGAACACCCCGTGAAGAATTTGCTTTATCTCTAGGTTTTGCGGTGCAGAATGGTCAAACTTTTACCTTTGCAGGGCCGACACCTTTTGGTTTTGGCCCGGATGATGAAGGGAATAGTCGCACCCGTGTAATTAAGTTTGGTCAAGATTATGTAGTACGGGATGTTAATGGTGCTTGGGCGTTGCGATCGCTATTTAGTTTCGGTCTTGGTATATTTGATGCTACTAGCAATCCCAGCCCAATTCCCGATGGGCAATTTTTTAGTTGGTTAGTACAAGCCCAGCGAGTGCAACGCCTAAGTACAGATAATATATTAGTTGCCCAAGCTGAGTTACAAATTACACCCAATGCTTTGTTACCAGCCCAGCAGTTTGTTGTGGGTGGCGGTCAATCAGTCCGAGGTTATCGCCAAAATGTCCGCGCTGGCGATAACGGTGTACGCTTGACTATCGAAGACCGTTTAACAGTACAACGAGACGCATCTGGTAACTCAACACTGCAAATTGCGCCATTCTTTGATATGGCTTACGTCTGGAATGTGGATGATAATCCAAATACCTTACAACGTCAGAAATTTATTGCAGGTATCGGAGTTGGTGTATTATTTCAACCCATACCACAGCTTGACATCAAACTTGATTATGGTTATCCCCTGATAGACTTAGATGACCGAGGGACAAATGCCCAAGATGATGGTTTTTACTTCAGTGTCGGCTATCGGTTGTAGATTTTTCTAGAAGCGATGTTACACTGCAATATCTTATCCGTCTGAGATACTCAATGGCTTATGTCTACACATTGCTATTTTCAACAGGTATCGCCACAGATTATAGAAAAATTGCAGTGTCATCCCAGTTTATTTGATATTTTTCGAGAAGCTTATGCTTTAGAGGAGTATTCTGATAATTATTGGCGCGGTATTGAAGAGTTACAAAAAGAAATATGGAATGATTTAGGAGAACAAGAACGAATTTCTCGTGAGATTTACGAGAAGCTTAAATCATATATTCCCGAAATTGTTGCAGCAGGATTAGTTGATCAGTTCTGGGTTGGTAGTTATGACTTTTTTGATTGGCTAGATGATGAAGGGCTTATCGGTTATGAGATTGGCAAGGATGATGGTTACGGTGCAATGTCATATTTTACGCCAGCCCAAGTCAAAATAATGACACAGAAACTAAAAGAATTTCGGCAACTTAATTTTTTAGAGGTGCATAAAATTTTGTATCCCCAGTCTTCTGAACCTAAGCAAACTAAAAAAGCAGAAACAGAATTTTGGCAGCACTTTGAAACAATATTGGCTTATTGTCAAGATGCCGTAAATAACAGTTATGGAATGTTGCTTTCTTATGGCTAGATTAGGTAAAATTGGGCAGAGAATCAGTAGTACTTTGATGGAGCGATCGCTCTTATATTTACTAATTCAAATTCGTGATGTCAAAGCACGGTATATTTGGCTTATTTCTGCAATTTTTGATTAACTTTCAATATTTCTTTGTTTCCAGTAATTCGGTTTGCGCTTACCATGCGCGATCGCAATAAACTAAATCACTTCTTCACGAATACTTTTTTCGTAACTCAGAAAAAACTTGAGATGATGGTTCTCCAATAGATGTTTTACGATTAATATCCTCCAACCGTTGGTTTAATTCCGTATCCCCATCAGTTTCTATATCATCATCCCTATCTTCATTGAGAGAATGAATTAAAAAGTAGGCAATTTCAGCACGTTCTTTTGCGGATAGCCGAGAAAGTTCGAGTTTAAGTTTTTCGGCAGTTTCATTCATATTTTGGAGCATCGACAAAAATTATAATTATAAACTTAACTATTTGCTGAACACTGAACTATTGCTATATGAGATTAATATCTGGGATTGAAATATTATCTTGCTCTCTGATATTATCCCAATCAATTACCGCAACCCAAACATTTTCTTCATGAGAATATTGAACAATTCCATCAACTTCTAAATCTTCGCTATACAAGACTAAGTTTAGATTATCTTGCAACCAAATTTTTTGACGAGCTAAATCTTCAATAGTACCAGTACAATTAAGTCGCAGGCGACCTTGAGAATCAGCATTATGAAAATCAGCAAAGACTCTTGGTTTATCCATAGCTTTATAAATGGTGAGAAAATTTCTAGTTTGCTTTAGCTGGATTAGCAATTGTAGGAGTAAGCAAGCTGCTAATTTGCTGTGGGGTTAAGCCTGTTAACGTCGCATGAGAGGGACTTCTACCAGAAGTACGAATTACATCTCCTCCTGAAGCTCTAACTGCGCCTACTGATGTTACTCCAATTTGTCCGTGAGGTATTTTTGCAGCTAACTGTTCTATCGATAATCCTATCGCACTCTCTACAGATATTCCAGTTACTCCACTAGGATGAGTCCCAAAACCACGCTCAATATCTTCTGGCCGATTACGTCCACCCCGAATAACTATTGCTTCGTCTGGTATTTTATCTACAGTCACAGGTGATTTTGAATTTGTTTTTCCCCAGTAGCATATCAAATGCAACTGCAATTTATATTTCCACCGTCACAATCACAATGAGAGCGATCGCATTTCGTCTTTCCACTGTCACAATCACAATGAGAGCGATCGCATTTCATCTTTTTACCGTCACAATCACAATGTGAGCGATCGCATTTTATCTTTCAAGCGTCACAATTGTAATGTTTGCCTTCCTGGCAACTTTTGCGCCTTTGATGATGAGTCTTTTACCGAACAAAATATAATGCTATGCTTTTAAGCAATTACACTGAAATAAATTAAATTAATATAAAATTATACATGACTTTTGCATCGCTGCCTGCTAACCCGTTTGTGGCTGCGGGGATGATTGAAGATTCTAGATTGTTTGTTGGTCGGAAGGATGAATTACACGCGATCGCATCTCGGATGAGTGGCCCACAGCCGACAAGTATTAACATTGTGGGTGAAAAGCGCATTGGTAAATCTTCGCTGCTGTATCACTTTTTTCTAACTTGGGAACAGCGAGTGCAGAACTCTAGCCGCTACGTTGTAATTTACCTTTCCTTGCAAAGTGTACATTGTCAACGAGAGGAAAATTTTTATTTAGCGGCGGCGCAAGAGTTACTCAATTTTTCTAGTGTAGCGACCAACCCAGCTTTAAGTGACCCGTTAAGAATTAGACCCCTTGACCGTGCAGCTTTTTCTGATGCGATCAGAGAATAGAAAAGGCAAGGTGTATTACCAGTTTTATGTTTGGATGATTTTAAAACTTTATTTGATAACAAGAGCGAATTTAATAATGAATTTTACAACAACTTGCGTTCTTTGATGAATCACAACTCTGTGATGTTGGTAATCGCTTCACAATATCAATTAGATTTTTACAGCAAAAAACATCAATTAACTTCTTCTTTTTTCAACTTAGGTCATGTGATTAAATTGGGAGAATTGCAAGAAGATGAAGTCAAAGATTTGCTCCGTCTACCAGCTAGTACAGTGAATAATGCTGCACCTGCTTTAAGTATGGATGAACAGCGTTTAACTCAGCAGTTAGCTGGGAGTCATCCATTTTTACTGCAAATAGCAGGAGGTTTGGTGTGTGAAGCACGTCAGCAAGGACACGATGAAAACTGGGTAAAAACTCATTTTGTTCAAGAATCTCGGCGCTTACCAAAGTCTCGGTTAGATTCGCGCCGATGGTGGCGTGGACTGCGTTGGTTAGTTTGGAATTTACCAGTACGTCTAGGGCGCGTAGTTAAATTTCTTGGCGGAACTGTAGATGATGTGAGTAGCTGGATTAAAGGAATGGCAATTTTAGTAATGGTTATTTTGGTGTTTACACGCGTCATCAATTTGAATGAAGTTTGGGATTTTGTGCGTGACCAATTAGGGATTAAATAAAAAAGTAGGTTGGGTGGAGCGATAGCGAAACCCAACGAAGTCTTAACTATAGTTGAGTTTTTGTTTCTTAACCCAAGCCACACTTTACTACGCCTCGCAATGACGTAAGAAAAATTATTTACAGAACATGATATGAGTCAACACTCACCAACATCAGCCTTGTGGAATTATGTAGTTGAATGTCTGCGCCTTTTATATTGGATTTACTTCAAGCCTTTTACCTTTGAACGCTGGCTGCGTGATATCCATCCAGAATTAAAACCTACAGACAACCCTTTTGATAGGCGCTCTAAGTTTCTTTCAAATCCCCGTTTACGTCGCTACGCTGGGCAAGTTTGGTGGTTAACTGCATTAGTACCAATCTTTACTGTATTGCTCTTTGCACCAGTTTACATACTGCTTAGTAGGGAATCATTTAACTGGTTTCTAAGCTTAATTTTTTTGTTGGGCTGGCTAATAGGAAAAGTTTTAGACCGTAGTAGCAATAAAAATAGATTAGTTATTTTATTTGTTGCCGTCCTTACTATGTTTTTGGCTGCTACATTTTTATCTGGCGTGGCGTTCAGCGTGGCGATGGGTGTGGCGTTCAGCGTGGCGCTAGGCGTGGTGCCAGGCGTGATGTTCAGTATAGGGTTCAGCGTAACGGTAGGCGTGGCGCTAGGCGTGATCTTCAGCATAGCGTTAAGCGTAACGGTAGGCATGATGAGAGACGTGGCGATGGGTGTGGCGTTCGGCGTGGCGTTCGGCGTGGCGCTAGGCGTGGCGCTAGGCGTGGCGAGAGACGTGGCGATGGGTGTGGCGTTCGGCGTGGCGTGGGTTTTTGGTGTACTCAGAGTTTACTTTTGGTTGCCGGAATTGGTTTGGATGTTCATTACTTTTTTTATTTCTCGGTGGAAAAGTTCAGGAAGTTATTTACAATATCTCCCTCTTTGGTTTGATGAATTGATTATTTTACCTCTGCCTTTCATGGATGTGATGATTGTAGAGGCTTACGCAGAAAACCCAGTCACTGCTCGTAAAACTATTGATTATTTAATTACATCGACAAACAAACAAAAAGTTGCAGCACAAGCAATCATTAAAATTGCTATAGATATTTTCAATCAATGCCGAAGATTAGGAGATATTGCCGATATTTCCTATCAACTAACATGGATTCCATCACCACCACCAACAGAACTTGGGACAATTATGCCCCAATTGTTAGATATTAGCCAAGGTGTAAAAGCATCACAAGAAGCAACCACACCATATCGACAATACGAGTTATTAGAACCTCCGATTAATGCCTTACAGAAACTAAAAAACACTCTGACTTTTGCCAAAAATCCTGCATTAGCTACTCAATTTGGCAGCATTGCAAACCGTTGGCTAACAATATTAAAAATAGCACAACGCACTTTAGCAGAAACAGCAAAACAATCACAAGAAATTCGCCAAGTTTACATCGCTGGTAATTCTTTAGACCCCGTTACAGCTACAAATCGCTTTAAAGGGCGAATTGATATATTTCGAGAAATTGAAACTCTAACACTTTCCGACCAGCCACCAATTTTATTACTCTACGGTAGACGCAGAACTGGCAAAACCTCTGCACTCAAATATTTACCAGACAAAGTTGTTCCTAATATCGTTCCTTTGTTGGTAGATTTACAAGGAGCAGCATCAGCCACAACACTTAAAGGATTCGCCGAAAATCTATCACAACAAATTATCAATACTGCACGCCGCTTACCGCGCAAAATCTTCTTACCAAATCCAGATGCCAATAAACTAGCGGAAGATCCATTTCCGGCATTGCAAACTTGGTTAGCAGAAATAGAACGCAGCAATTCTGGTAAGCGATTTCTTTTATGTTTAGACGAATATGAACGCTTGAGTGAAGTAGTTGCAGCTACAAAAAGCCGTGCGCCACTCAACTTTATTCGCAATTTGCTGCAACATCAAAAACAATGGATTTTACTATTTAGTGGTTCCCATCAATTATCTGAACTTGAACCTTACTGGACTGATTATTTAATTAACACCCGCGCTTTGCGAATGAG encodes:
- a CDS encoding ShlB/FhaC/HecB family hemolysin secretion/activation protein, producing the protein MSNLQSAIYFGSFKKYLYCLSTSLIFSCVCVILTLPSFAQAPNPEGNPNQDRFPQPGTTPAPLPPESQPPIQPTPTPTPETQPTETSQTIKVEKINVTGSTVFRPDRFQSITQKVEGREVTVEELRKAADAITQIYLDQGYITSRAIVVDQTVNNGVVEIRVIEGTIEKIEVQGTRRLNPEYVRSRIALGAGKPLLTAALEDQLRLLRADPLFSNVEASLRAGSGVGQSILIVRVTEAQPFNAALTVDNYSPPSIGSERLGVNASYRNLSGLGDEFSAAYYLTTRGGANIFDFNYRLPLNPMDGTLQLRTSFNDTNVVEEPFAAFDISGESQLYEISFRQPLIRTPREEFALSLGFAVQNGQTFTFAGPTPFGFGPDDEGNSRTRVIKFGQDYVVRDVNGAWALRSLFSFGLGIFDATSNPSPIPDGQFFSWLVQAQRVQRLSTDNILVAQAELQITPNALLPAQQFVVGGGQSVRGYRQNVRAGDNGVRLTIEDRLTVQRDASGNSTLQIAPFFDMAYVWNVDDNPNTLQRQKFIAGIGVGVLFQPIPQLDIKLDYGYPLIDLDDRGTNAQDDGFYFSVGYRL
- a CDS encoding DUF1877 family protein; this translates as MSTHCYFQQVSPQIIEKLQCHPSLFDIFREAYALEEYSDNYWRGIEELQKEIWNDLGEQERISREIYEKLKSYIPEIVAAGLVDQFWVGSYDFFDWLDDEGLIGYEIGKDDGYGAMSYFTPAQVKIMTQKLKEFRQLNFLEVHKILYPQSSEPKQTKKAETEFWQHFETILAYCQDAVNNSYGMLLSYG
- a CDS encoding addiction module protein: MNETAEKLKLELSRLSAKERAEIAYFLIHSLNEDRDDDIETDGDTELNQRLEDINRKTSIGEPSSQVFSELRKKYS
- a CDS encoding AAA-like domain-containing protein; translated protein: MDDFKTLFDNKSEFNNEFYNNLRSLMNHNSVMLVIASQYQLDFYSKKHQLTSSFFNLGHVIKLGELQEDEVKDLLRLPASTVNNAAPALSMDEQRLTQQLAGSHPFLLQIAGGLVCEARQQGHDENWVKTHFVQESRRLPKSRLDSRRWWRGLRWLVWNLPVRLGRVVKFLGGTVDDVSSWIKGMAILVMVILVFTRVINLNEVWDFVRDQLGIK
- a CDS encoding AAA family ATPase — encoded protein: MSQHSPTSALWNYVVECLRLLYWIYFKPFTFERWLRDIHPELKPTDNPFDRRSKFLSNPRLRRYAGQVWWLTALVPIFTVLLFAPVYILLSRESFNWFLSLIFLLGWLIGKVLDRSSNKNRLVILFVAVLTMFLAATFLSGVAFSVAMGVAFSVALGVVPGVMFSIGFSVTVGVALGVIFSIALSVTVGMMRDVAMGVAFGVAFGVALGVALGVARDVAMGVAFGVAWVFGVLRVYFWLPELVWMFITFFISRWKSSGSYLQYLPLWFDELIILPLPFMDVMIVEAYAENPVTARKTIDYLITSTNKQKVAAQAIIKIAIDIFNQCRRLGDIADISYQLTWIPSPPPTELGTIMPQLLDISQGVKASQEATTPYRQYELLEPPINALQKLKNTLTFAKNPALATQFGSIANRWLTILKIAQRTLAETAKQSQEIRQVYIAGNSLDPVTATNRFKGRIDIFREIETLTLSDQPPILLLYGRRRTGKTSALKYLPDKVVPNIVPLLVDLQGAASATTLKGFAENLSQQIINTARRLPRKIFLPNPDANKLAEDPFPALQTWLAEIERSNSGKRFLLCLDEYERLSEVVAATKSRAPLNFIRNLLQHQKQWILLFSGSHQLSELEPYWTDYLINTRALRMSYLQESEARELITQPIEDFSNIYESSAVDLIIQLTCCQPYLVQLMCYELVEFLNKDIRANRRELEKIKATAQDIQEIIPIVLERGDQYFREIWNNLTENDRNLLQRIIQGETPTPQDKGTVRRLTRKEILTQEGNAFQVPLVQKYIEQLLEEEN